One window of the Tachypleus tridentatus isolate NWPU-2018 chromosome 10, ASM421037v1, whole genome shotgun sequence genome contains the following:
- the LOC143230841 gene encoding uncharacterized protein LOC143230841 isoform X3, whose translation MTTFDEKCLNSTLLQVIPEKEELFSWDNIYYQDQDDPRTAHIDGEMITYGVEDPNLIMLYVHKQSDCLSDLADYDEFGGYRFLETIEEETSEDLKSQSDEIWSLSYGESKTNSSSDLNYDHTLLDLSCKDRNVSKPNRKDVVEIVDIPLSQKKTCLYSGYQNHEQQWGLSPACQSVQQRIREGSDDDRTVKLNCISSTSITGQSEDEDESVSDMSDDDGSDLSEFSSLERAVLAEFSFEDIENHENTLGAHSSTDAMMNLNYLHLFQNNDPHEATSSVKERDQIDRETEDDDNNLFLGPDNKTTFSKTAVTNSLVCVPDYSATVKKQSCETLSDNLRTCANNHERVLQNYNHKLPSDKTRNCRSKTFISASSDGKELNSRRLGSPELLKKESFSHYRKNAKQVNYSNDSNFARSLEGFLILEGREVSAGEYCDWWNHEFFTEDCFDIKLQNSLCQIEDNDNLLHFEKYKDVLDVQQIKSNQESKNVTEGIRFLDSDVTFECTNEGCFSDAREYFAKMIFTNVVNERNPDTSVSVPEQDVCLKDEVKKIHDVKLIEQNDEGKRCKTYSSNKEPKDYVKNKVFQSEYDNCSKIIKMSVNNSFSQVRKDQENLNLNTTDPERKVVSYDCDSGTVTDLALNPCDTPVSGATSCLRELFSMHKNDKKLCVHSEARAIENAPGNRCLPFQEVLLRQTSTDGLLIEQTTQAPYKERFIDHTCNVHENDTEFSVEVAWGRNVGFSDQQRSYEQDDSNIKFTVTDIHQRVDKWSTDRAFSYASLTDGRAKSCGIDSQKTDTCSTETRSVPECLLHSKNLKVSGEEFSSNNVPPSNCSQQSTSLQVEQWMKPYQIKSYGPSSKFLSEQENTELNDILTFENNNDTKGKNDITESVICRAFGESEIISNQSKKSKNKTRRISETMERSAIENTKIGESHRVDNEETTQDESKYEEQGLHPLSMLLERGRHDSENPKIESFRHLNPLQYDQRIDDEESKCLRTEKQDKIRSSEHQLISPIECTTMSSQQEREETRNVCSPLDVSVRSDRSVNQNSVSVGDTLFKRKHVLASCVTFTPHYEEKEYGGMSSKLLLGISDQETNHNSKNTNTRCNNSALRDDEKPKELSQGSVESQSLTSDDHRYHHTKKYLRNPHLYLSETGSAFKTFIDGCHIDRKKLNYVDSESIQSHRLLGDEGKQRKRDDLTIVPSEVSREVAQYVAPSRAIHDNYKINLEDVSEGVETRSLQYQSDLHDPTSVECESEPLLRDFPPLARNAWSSEELVSDRVENSTDVFLNLGRLCAAEREDLEPSPVEGKPGKYTPVAKGARPTSRTLRKSTRDESNDWKKCDYPLTRTITSCSKTSSSQRDCLVDKVTTDAKTVSTSTSVETDKPRQSLTRVAPRGVTCANVPSHILIKNNLLAYSLPDISNVVFTVNSKTEELCGSSCQKVTKLRNASFDDSFLVISNFHCFKYLRRSLSEPVLPFQTPCGCANPSKGDVNTKQGISREFVKEKKGNNLKHLQYSSNNMTDKYLCSDTDNVGRDCSFGETPSKSIKDNQLQIKQPKYREFSSLKMANVAKPIEREEELAQEPILVGRQVLQVHASVIPSFTKSTVKLPSGLTKPEPPPKPAHLLTIGKARQVRPPDLVTEGSSFKHSGLIPINTDSTVTLAGVNNRLLLPSNINKTSDVTTWKYGGEVGRPKAVTIVIPTDKGELDNVNIVSLTCEPENKCVMVNETELTNLNFVAPQEKPKPPCNERSAIKIHSQTRRSKEDENKLSCLENRYGRSVTPEYPSLIHAEKKLSFPLSSHNYISDSLTSAHPKIQGRQGFNGSKNKVERNFNSSLKLKPVAECQKPRNIASLSLLSSPSTQEGSADRIERITGFKSATKGNATKPPLPPHLQNVECDRLHSGIRGRIAVARKQFLDSVQINEGIVSDNVSQDLNKERFKSFRRSTEVERARLRGSTPDLVALERSARSSRRHIDRILASKGPNQQESSAERNSSESHRHTGDPNVAWPSYKEKLAQYKERCELEKTLRRRSKSLGYLETDIDTLECRQVCETDIDSSSQKNNTDNESHARSMLTLGDQDQIHFTSGMEDNSRARSMDFLLDDDNRLAALPPENTLNTNKPKSEHELRIERSLQNLNLPEWYRSSPWSKRSQERIILKRSEGAQRPRWEGLGSRTPSSSSLASTSFSGRNLTTPDRMNNADWRCMGSFRSSRESLTGVGTDSASPADSWSRWSSPRLSSAPVSGLSGYRSFRQPYLGWRAAASLSPSSNLSRAPSPAPSTPLTTSRPVSPGRILGEGYIASRHLMDESKTQSSPHVQTVKNLEKSNFLTNYNERLSQYSYSPDVMEQTNHNSRPEQAPPPTNHPTGDTEARNSRNGSFEEASLSSSYIRKVSQNYSESTDSNSLHHHQLRSADENDSLFQSSLIRLYDSLAKSSEPICASTSVSDPSSSLYQGFITDNSIRKNSYKEYSKHKHSQEKDISLSQQIPINHNSLWKCSVNNETDHSESAYLNEKEKNENLKVVTTHFGPQAVSSGLQQENDDPQVVSSIPQQENYDSQVVSSRLHQENDDPQVVSSRLHQENDDSQVVSSRLHQENDDPQVVSSRLHQENDDHQVVSSRLHQENDDPQVVSSILHQENDDPQVVSSKLHQENDDPQVVNIRLPQENSEKRKNDLNGYREESEMTLEELDTFTPSFNQNVHDKFESLREGNREDDTFSYIQIQSICSGGSIVHKESEKDTSPSEPHSSSYTDQNQSSFSPEHVMWMESSFVGSRPTTSVVVMPSGVSPAKTNNDTCDMDGDKDNVQNVHAIIVVALENRRYITPRPLLGLSYLSQPDERKVSLTLHVANVVKLI comes from the coding sequence ATGACGACATTCGATGAAAAGTGTTTGAACTCGACTCTCCTTCAAGTAATCCCCGAAAAGGAAGAACTATTTTCTTGGGATAACATTTATTATCAAGACCAGGACGATCCACGTACAGCACATATTGATGGTGAGATGATAACTTACGGAGTCGAAGACCCCAACCTAATCATGCTATACGTTCACAAGCAATCAGACTGCTTGAGCGATTTAGCTGATTATGACGAGTTTGGAGGGTATAGATTTCTGGAGACAATTGAGGAAGAAACGTCAGAAGACTTGAAAAGTCAGAGTGACGAGATTTGGTCTCTTAGCTATGGAGAATCGAAAACAAATAGTAGTTCTGATTTAAATTATGACCATACTTTACTAGATCTGTCATGCAAAGACCGTAATGTTTCTAAGCCAAACAGGAAGGATGTTGTAGAAATCGTGGATATTCCTctgtcacaaaaaaaaacatgtttatacaGTGGTTACCAAAACCACGAACAACAATGGGGATTATCACCAGCCTGTCAAAGTGTTCAGCAACGGATAAGAGAAGGCAGTGATGACGATAGAACTGTCAAACTTAACTGTATTTCGAGCACTTCTATAACTGGTCAAAGTGAGGATGAAGATGAAAGTGTCTCAGATATGTCAGATGACGACGGATCAGATCTCTCGGAGTTTTCTTCCCTAGAACGTGCAGTCCTCGCTGAATTTTCCTTCGAAGACATTGAAAACCACGAAAATACCCTAGGTGCACATAGTTCCACGGATGCCATGATGAATTTAAATTatcttcatttgtttcaaaataatgacCCTCACGAAGCGACATCAAGTGTTAAAGAGAGAGATCAGATAGACCGTGAAACAGAAGACGATGACAATAACCTGTTCTTGGGACCAGATAATAAGACTACGTTCTCAAAGACAGCTGTTACCAATTCCCTGGTTTGTGTACCAGATTATTCTGCTACTGTGAAAAAACAGAGCTGTGAGACTCTATCGGATAATCTTCGAACTTGTGCAAACAACCACGAACGTGTTTTACAAAACTACAATCATAAACTACCGTCAGATAAAACTCGTAATTGCCGCAGTAAAACTTTCATCTCAGCTTCCAGCGATGGAAAAGAACTTAATTCAAGAAGATTGGGTTCTCCTGAACTATTGAAAAAGGAAAGCTTTTCACACTATAGGAAGAATGCAAAACAAGTGAATTACTCTAACGACTCCAACTTTGCAAGATCATTGGAAGGATTCCTGATTCTAGAAGGAAGAGAGGTTAGTGCTGGTGAGTACTGTGATTGGTGGAATCATGAATTTTTTACGGAAGATTGTTTTGATATCAAATTACAAAACAGTCTTTGCCAGATCGAGGACAATGATAACTTATTACATTTCGAAAAGTATAAAGACGTTTTAGATGTTCAACAGATTAAATCTAATCAGGAATCCAAGAATGTAACTGAAGGTATTAGATTTCTTGACAGCGATGTAACATTTGAGTGCACGAATGAAGGTTGTTTTTCCGACGCTAGGGAATATTTCGCTAAAATGATATTTACAAATGTCGTGAATGAAAGAAATCCTGATACGAGTGTTTCAGTTCCCGAACAAGATGTCTGCCTCAaagatgaagtaaaaaaaattcatgacGTTAAACTAATAGAACAAAACGACGAGGGAAAGAGATGTAAGACTTACTCGAGTAATAAAGAGCCAAAAGACTATGTGAAAAATAAGGTATTTCAATCCGAATACGATAATTgtagcaaaataataaaaatgtctgTCAATAATTCTTTCTCGCAAGTAAGAAAAGATCAAGAAAATTTAAACCTGAACACAACTGATCCTGAAAGGAAAGTTGTTAGTTACGACTGTGACTCGGGTACCGTTACGGATTTGGCTCTAAACCCTTGTGATACTCCAGTGTCAGGAGCAACTAGTTGTTTAAGAGAATTGTTCAGTATGCACAAGAATGACAAGAAACTATGTGTTCATAGTGAGGCACGTGCTATTGAAAACGCGCCTGGAAACAGGTGTCTGCCATTTCAGGAAGTCTTACTAAGACAAACTTCTACTGATGGACTATTGATCGAGCAAACCACGCAAGCGCCATATAAGGAACGCTTCATAGATCACACATGTAACGTGCATGAAAACGATACAGAGTTTAGTGTTGAAGTTGCTTGGGGAAGAAACGTGGGTTTTTCTGATCAGCAACGTAGTTATGAGCAGGACGACTCCAATATTAAATTTACGGTCACAGATATTCACCAGCGCGTAGACAAATGGTCAACTGATCGTGCATTCTCCTATGCATCACTTACTGATGGTAGAGCTAAAAGCTGTGGTATCGATTCACAAAAGACAGACACTTGTTCAACTGAGACGCGGTCAGTCCCTGAATGTCTGCTTCACTCAAAAAACCTGAAAGTGAGTGGAGAAGAGTTCAGTTCGAATAACGTTCCACCCTCAAACTGTAGTCAACAAAGCACATCGCTTCAAGTTGAGCAATGGATGAAACCCTACCAAATCAAGAGCTACGGACCGAGTTCAAAATTTTTAAGTGAACAAGAAAATACAGAACTGAACGACATTTTAACATTCGAAAACAACAACGACACAAAAGGTAAGAATGACATCACTGAATCGGTAATTTGTCGTGCTTTCGGAGAATCTGAGATAATATCCAATCAgtcaaagaaaagtaaaaacaaaacgagGAGAATTAGTGAAACAATGGAACGAAGTGCgatagaaaacacaaaaataggAGAATCGCACAGAGTAGACAATGAGGAAACAACTCAGGATGAAAGTAAATATGAAGAACAAGGTCTACATCCACTAAGCATGTTGCTCGAGCGAGGAAGACATGACTCTGAGAACCCTAAAATTGAATCTTTTCGACATCTTAATCCTCTGCAATATGATCAAAGAATAGATGATGAAGAAAGTAAATGTTTAAGGACAGAGAAACAAGACAAGATAAGAAGCAGTGAACACCAACTAATTTCACCGATAGAGTGCACCACCATGAGCAGTCAGCAAGAACGTGAAGAAACGAGAAATGTATGTTCACCTCTGGACGTATCAGTTAGATCCGATAGGTCAGTGAACCAAAATTCGGTAAGTGTGGGTGACACATTATTTAAACGTAAGCATGTCTTAGCATCATGTGTGACTTTTACTCCTCATTATGAAGAGAAGGAATACGGTGGTATGTCAAGTAAATTACTTTTAGGAATCTCAGACCAGGAAACCAATCATAAtagtaaaaatacaaatacacgTTGTAATAACAGTGCTTTAAGAGATGATGAAAAACCAAAAGAACTTTCCCAAGGATCAGTGGAATCTCAGTCGCTAACGAGTGATGATCATAGATATCATCACActaaaaaatatttgagaaatcCTCATTTATACTTAAGTGAAACTGGCTCTGcttttaaaacgtttattgaCGGATGTCACATAGatcgaaaaaaattaaattatgtggACAGTGAGTCAATACAATCACATCGTCTTCTCGGTGACGAAGGCAAACAACGTAAAAGGGATGATTTAACGATTGTACCCAGCGAAGTAAGCCGTGAAGTAGCGCAATATGTGGCGCCATCTCGTGCGATTCACGATAACTACAAAATTAATTTAGAGGATGTAAGCGAGGGTGTTGAAACACGATCCTTACAGTATCAGAGTGACCTTCATGACCCTACTAGCGTTGAGTGTGAATCCGAACCTCTGCTGCGTGATTTCCCCCCTTTGGCAAGGAACGCGTGGTCTTCGGAAGAACTCGTTTCTGACCGTGTAGAGAATAGCACAGATGTGTTTCTAAATCTGGGACGTCTTTGTGCTGCTGAAAGGGAGGACTTAGAGCCAAGCCCAGTTGAAGGGAAGCCAGGAAAGTATACACCAGTAGCTAAAGGCGCTCGGCCTACAAGTAGAACTTTGAGAAAAAGTACTAGAGATGAATCAAATGACTGGAAGAAATGTGATTATCCATTGACAAGAACCATCACTTCTTGCTCCAAAACTTCAAGTTCACAAAGAGACTGTTTGGTCGATAAAGTGACTACCGATGCCAAAACTGTTTCAACCAGCACCTCTGTTGAAACTGACAAACCTCGACAGTCTCTAACTCGCGTCGCACCTCGAGGAGTAACGTGTGCAAATGTTCCAAGCCATATTTTGATTAAGAACAACCTTCTGGCATATTCCTTACCGGACATTTCTAACGTTGTGTTCACAGTTAATAGTAAAACAGAGGAGTTGTGTGGTTCGTCTTGCCAAAAGGTCACTAAGTTACGGAATGCGAGCTTTGATGATTCTTTTCTAGTTATCAGCAATTTccattgttttaaatatcttcGCAGGAGTCTTTCTGAGCCAGTGTTGCCTTTCCAAACTCCTTGTGGATGTGCGAATCCGAGTAAAGGGGATGTGAACACAAAACAAGGAATTTCAAGGGAATTCGTCAAGGAAAAGAAAGGTAATAATCTAAAGCATTTACAATATAGTAGTAACAATATGACTGATAAGTACTTATGTTCTGATACTGATAATGTAGGAAGAGATTGTAGTTTTGGTGAAACACCATCAAAGTCTATCAAGGATAACCAGCTACaaataaaacaaccaaaatatCGTGAATTTTCATCCCTAAAAATGGCTAACGTAGCGAAGCCCATCGAACGTGAAGAGGAGTTAGCCCAAGAGCCAATATTGGTTGGAAGACAAGTTCTTCAAGTTCATGCGTCCGTCATCCCTTCTTTTACTAAATCTACAGTAAAACTTCCAAGTGGACTGACTAAACCAGAACCACCGCCAAAACCAGCTCATTTGCTAACCATTGGCAAAGCACGACAGGTTCGACCGCCGGATTTGGTAACAGAAGGTTCGTCGTTTAAACATAGTGGTCTCATTCCTATTAATACCGACTCAACTGTGACGTTAGCGGGTGTAAACAATCGATTATTGTTGCCTAGCAACATCAATAAGACGTCTGATGTTACCACGTGGAAGTATGGTGGCGAAGTTGGTCGTCCCAAGGCTGTGACAATTGTGATTCCAACTGACAAAGGCGAACTTGATAATGTCAATATTGTGTCTTTAACTTGTGAACCAGAGAACAAATGTGTAATGGTAAATGAAACTGAACTTACTAATCTAAACTTTGTCGCACCTCAAGAAAAACCAAAACCACCCTGTAATGAAAgaagtgcaataaaaatacattcacAAACCCGAAGATCTAAGGAGGACGAAAATAAATTATCTTGTCTAGAAAATAGGTATGGAAGAAGTGTTACCCCTGAATACCCTTCATTAATTCATGCAGAGAAAAAACTTTCTTTTCCCTTGTCGTCTCATAATTACATTTCCGACAGCTTAACATCGGCACATCCTAAAATCCAGGGAAGACAGGGTTTCAACGGCTCAAAAAATAAAGTCGAAAGAAACTTTAATTCCTCTTTGAAATTGAAACCTGTCGCTGAGTGTCAGAAACCACGAAATATAGCATCTCTATCTCTTCTTTCGTCACCATCAACCCAAGAGGGTTCTGCTGATAGAATCGAGCGTATTACTGGTTTCAAATCTGCAACAAAAGGCAATGCTACAAAGCCGCCATTGCCACCACATCTTCAGAACGTTGAATGTGATAGATTGCACTCTGGAATAAGGGGTCGTATTGCTGTTGCGCGTAAACAGTTTTTAGACTCTGTTCAGATCAATGAAGGGATTGTGTCTGATAACGTAAGCCAAGATCTCaataaagaaagatttaaatCTTTCCGACGTTCTACTGAAGTGGAGAGAGCCCGACTTAGAGGGAGCACTCCGGATCTCGTGGCTCTAGAAAGATCAGCACGCAGCAGCAGGAGACATATTGATCGAATTCTAGCTTCTAAAGGTCCAAATCAGCAAGAAAGTAGCGCAGAACGCAATAGTTCCGAGTCTCATCGGCACACAGGTGACCCAAATGTCGCCTGGCCTTCTTATAAAGAGAAATTGGCTCAATATAAAGAGCGATGCGAGTTGGAGAAAACACTGAGAAGAAGAAGTAAGAGCTTGGGCTACTTGGAGACAGATATCGACACACTGGAGTGCAGACAAGTGTGTGAAACAGATATTGATAGTTCGAGCCAAAAAAATAATACAGATAACGAGTCTCACGCTCGCAGCATGCTTACATTGGGCGATCAGGACCAAATACATTTTACTAGTGGCATGGAAGACAACTCAAGAGCTCGAAGCATGGACTTTCTGTTGGATGATGACAATAGGCTCGCAGCTTTACCTCCGGAAAATACCTTGAATACAAATAAACCCAAATCTGAGCACGAATTGCGCATAGAACGGTCTTTACAAAACTTGAACCTCCCAGAATGGTACAGAAGTTCTCCTTGGAGCAAACGATCACAGGAAcgaattattttgaaaagaagcGAGGGAGCACAACGTCCACGGTGGGAGGGACTGGGATCGAGAACCCCATCTTCTTCTAGTCTAGCATCCACCAGTTTTTCTGGTAGAAATCTGACAACCCCTGATCGAATGAACAATGCTGACTGGCGTTGTATGGGTTCATTTCGATCGTCACGAGAAAGTCTGACAGGAGTTGGTACAGATTCAGCGTCTCCTGCGGACTCATGGTCCAGGTGGAGTAGTCCTCGCTTATCTAGCGCTCCTGTATCAGGGTTGTCAGGCTATCGCTCTTTCAGACAACCTTACTTGGGGTGGAGAGCAGCAGCTAGCCTATCTCCTAGCAGCAATCTTTCAAGAGCGCCTTCTCCAGCTCCATCAACTCCACTAACCACCAGCCGACCTGTATCGCCTGGTCGGATCCTAGGAGAAGGTTATATAGCTTCTCGCCATTTAATGGACGAGTCCAAGACACAGAGTTCTCCACATGTTCAAACAGTAAAAAACTTGGAGAAAAGTAACTTCCTTACAAACTATAACGAACGACTGAGTCAGTATAGTTATTCTCCCGACGTTATGGAACAAACAAATCATAACTCGAGGCCAGAGCAGGCCCCTCCCCCGACGAATCACCCTACAGGTGACACGGAGGCGAGAAATAGCCGAAATGGCTCATTCGAGGAAGCTTCTCTTTCTTCCTCTTACATTAGAAAAGTGAGTCAGAATTACTCAGAATCAACTGACAGTAATTCTCTCCACCACCACCAGTTAAGAAGCGCAGATGAAAATGACTCCCTTTTCCAAAGTTCTTTAATACGTCTTTACGACTCTCTAGCAAAAAGTAGCGAACCCATTTGTGCATCTACGTCTGTAAGTGACCCTAGCAGCTCACTTTACCAAGGGTTTATTACTGATAATTCAATCAGAAAGAACTCTTACAAAGAGTATAGCAAGCACAAACATTCACAAGAGAAAGATATTTCTTTGTCACAACAAATCCCTATAAATCATAATTCACTTTGGAAATGTTCTGTTAACAATGAAACAGATCATTCTGAATCTGCTTATCTAaacgaaaaggaaaaaaatgaaaatcttaaaGTTGTTACAACGCATTTTGGACCCCAGGCTGTGAGCTCTGGACTTCAACAAGAGAATGATGATCCCCAGGTTGTGAGCTCTATACCTCAACAAGAGAATTATGATTCCCAGGTTGTGAGCTCTAGACTTCATCAAGAGAATGATGACCCCCAGGTTGTGAGCTCTAGACTTCATCAAGAGAATGATGATTCCCAGGTTGTGAGCTCTAGACTTCATCAAGAGAATGATGATCCCCAGGTTGTGAGCTCTAGACTTCATCAAGAGAATGATGATCACCAGGTTGTGAGCTCTAGACTTCATCAAGAGAATGATGATCCCCAGGTTGTGAGCTCTATACTTCATCAAGAGAATGATGATCCCCAGGTTGTGAGCTCTAAACTTCATCAAGAGAATGATGATCCCCAGGTTGTGAACATTAGACTTCCACAAGAGAATAGTGAGAAACGGAAAAATGATTTGAACGGTTACCGGGAAGAAAGTGAAATGACTTTGGAAGAACTGGATACTTTCACGCCGTCCTTTAATCAAAATGTTCATGATAAGTTCGAAAGCCTGCGTGAAGGTAACCGCGAGGATGACACATTTTCGTATATTCAAATTCAAAGTATTTGCAGTGGGGGTTCTATCGTTCATAAAGAATCAGAGAAAGACACTAGTCCCAGTGAACCACATTCTTCCTCTTACACCGACCAAAACCAAAGCTCTTTCTCTCCAGAGCATGTGATGTGGATGGAATCATCGTTTGTGGGATCAAGACCCACTACGTCAGTGGTAGTAATGCCTTCCGGCGTATCACCTGCCAAAACAAACAACGACACGTGCGACATGGATGGTGATAAGGACAATGTCCAGAATG